The following proteins are encoded in a genomic region of Hippocampus zosterae strain Florida chromosome 2, ASM2543408v3, whole genome shotgun sequence:
- the las1l gene encoding ribosomal biogenesis protein LAS1L, whose amino-acid sequence MKKKSSEKKRHVVAWLNKAEWDQVREYLYSKDSGLQRNALHRISAWKARYANSTPVAMDCTADLVRCQVLDRSEKLDSHDLVLLYGAALVRFTNLITERQQGKIARSLRRLAGNLNIPEWIVNLRHDVTHRKLPTLKLCRKGCEVVLEWLQQEYWSRQLGGGSTADWEARSDGEDEEMGMKLQEDELIARQKEREAYKNARELLISYEKEQYDACGGQHEEKEKSTWPDPLADMSWILGEIKNFSVEFGELLIEVLLEDGFLIPTAQQLSSLGCDSSDDDWFCPTEPKLPPTFLRFWLPLLKTLNSPSFIHLFLEKLFAELKLLSSEKSNHRMYYTSAWISEVMLCNSNKKDYHFETKAQKKARLKDRIFANRMQLRWQQLLSACLEAPCAGTLHLLNLVLEDMEHPLPLETQQRLLQLCSIYTRTEHSQPHTEQEQWPIYTLESLHEKLQRSKRNSISSLAEPQKKWTGEENKWSDAEVQKAKLLRGSLWQVCIDKVLWKNYPLGKVPGQSDEPSCLMVDNYSTMIVSDEPVAMESSTPQNVSGLSASARTADGLLWSHSDLSKLKTGLQLF is encoded by the coding sequence atgaagaaaaagagcTCCGAGAAAAAACGCCATGTGGTAGCGTGGCTCAACAAAGCTGAATGGGATCAAGTAAGGGAATATCTTTACTCCAAGGATTCAGGTTTACAAAGGAATGCTCTCCATAGGATTTCGGCGTGGAAAGCAAGGTATGCCAACAGTACTCCTGTGGCAATGGACTGCACCGCGGACCTGGTGAGGTGTCAGGTGCTGGACCGGTCCGAAAAGCTGGACTCTCATGACCTGGTTCTGCTTTATGGAGCGGCCTTGGTGAGGTTCACTAACTTGATCACCGAACGACAGCAAGGAAAAATTGCCCGCTCATTAAGGAGACTCGCCGGCAACTTGAACATCCCAGAATGGATCGTCAACCTAAGGCATGACGTCACTCATCGTAAACTCCCTACCTTGAAATTGTGCCGAAAGGGGTGCGAGGTGGTTCTGGAGTGGCTCCAGCAGGAGTATTGGTCCAGACAGTTGGGAGGAGGGTCTACTGCGGACTGGGAGGCGCGGTCTGATGGAGAGGACGAAGAGATGGGCATGAAACTGCAAGAGGACGAGCTAATTGCAAGGCAAAAAGAAAGGGAGGCTTACAAGAATGCAAGGGAACTTTTAATTTCTTATGAAAAGGAGCAGTATGATGCCTGTGGGGGGcaacatgaagaaaaagaaaagagcacaTGGCCGGACCCTTTAGCTGATATGAGCTGGATACTCGGTGAGATTAAAAATTTTTCTGTTGAGTTTGGTGAGTTGCTGATTGAAGTCCTCTTAGAAGACGGCTTCCTAATTCCAACTGCCCAACAACTGTCATCATTAGGCTGTGACAGCTCTGATGACGATTGGTTTTGTCCCACAGAGCCCAAACTTCCTCCAACTTTCCTGCGTTTTTGGCTCCCCCTCCTGAAAACGCTTAACTCACCCTCTTTCATTCATCTCTTCCTGGAGAAACTCTTTGCTGAACTGAAGCTTCTCTCCAGCGAGAAGAGCAATCACAGGATGTACTACACTTCTGCGTGGATCTCGGAAGTAATGCTCtgtaacagtaacaaaaaagatTATCACTTTGAAACAAAGGCACAGAAGAAAGCCAGGCTGAAGGACAGGATTTTTGCCAACCGCATGCAGCTGAGGTGGCAGCAGCTGTTGTCTGCCTGCTTGGAGGCTCCCTGTGCCGGTACGCTTCACCTGCTCAACCTTGTCTTGGAGGATATGGAGCATCCTCTTCCTCTGGAAACCCAGCAGAGGCTACTGCAACTCTGCTCCATCTACACCCGCACAGAACATTCTCAGCCACACACAGAGCAGGAACAGTGGCCCATTTACACACTGGAGAGTTTGCATGAGAAGCTGCAGCGTTCAAAGCGCAACAGCATTTCATCGTTGGCGGAACCGCAGAAGAAgtggacaggagaagagaacaAATGGTCAGATGCAGAGGTGCAAAAAGCAAAGTTGCTGCGAGGCTCCTTGTGGCAAGTGTGCATTGACAAAGTTTTATGGAAGAATTACCCTCTTGGAAAAGTCCCCGGCCAGTCAGATGAGCCTTCATGCCTGATGGTGGACAACTACTCGACTATGATAGTGTCTGACGAGCCGGTGGCGATGGAGAGCAGCACACCACAGAATGTCTCTGGACTTTCTGCTTCTGCACGGACAGCTGATGGTCTTCTTTGGAGCCACAGTGACCTCAGCAAACTCAAAACTGGACTGCAACTTTTTTGA